A genome region from Rattus norvegicus strain BN/NHsdMcwi chromosome 17, GRCr8, whole genome shotgun sequence includes the following:
- the Jarid2l1 gene encoding uncharacterized protein Jarid2l1, whose translation MHGTLGRSTSAPFPPAVRSPNSRRMQAFATALTSTCSRAAGVARDWPAERVVRERGTPHAGPPPVPSPRAAGPAPRAPPPPRARTACGIEESRARARRGPARESRQASPGKASERGGAGGGVSEGLERVLSKKKKKKKLGHAPRGILGANSLIGGVCCFCRCRRCHLRTAPVCRANAARPAGVVRGHGLTPAGGRTRAHARSGREGSLWARHAASWSPARVSPAGATLGQRWWLGGEAPPSLKTVKGVFTLKTRAVRE comes from the exons ATGCATGGCACGCTCGGTCGCTCCACCTCAGCCCCTTTCCCCCCGGCAGTCCGCTCACCCAACAGTCGCCGCATGCAAGCCTTCGCCACTGCCCTCACGTCTACCTGCAGCCGGGCAGCAGG GGTGGCTCGGGATTGGCCCGCGGAGCGTGTGGTCCGGGAGCGAGGAACTCCCCACGCCGGCCCGCCCCCAGTCCCCTCCCCGCGGGCCGCCGGCCCGGCCCCGcgcgccccgcccccaccccgggCGCGAACCGCCTGTGGAATCGAGGAATCGCGCGCGAGAGCGCGCCGCGGGCCCGCGAGGGAAAGCCGCCAGGCTTCCCCGGGGAAGGCCTCGGAGCGTGGCGGCGCGGGGGGCGGTGTCAGCGAGGGCTTGGAGCGGGtcctaagcaaaaaaaaaaaaaaaaaaaaactgggccaCGCACCAAGAGGAATCCTCGGTGCGAACTCGCTGATCGGCGGCGTCTGCTGCTTCTGCCGTTGCAGGCGGTGTCACCTCAGGACAGCGCCCGTGTGCCGAGCAAACGCCGCGCGGCCGGCCGGGGTGGTCCGAGGTCACGGCTTAACGCCGGCCGGCGGCCGCACGCGAGCCCACGCGCGGAGCGGAAGGGAGGGCAGCCTCTGGGCTAGGCACGCGGCCTCGTGGTCGCCAGCCCGCGTATCTCCGGCCGGCGCGACACTAGGCCAGCGCTGGTGGCTCGGAGGTGAAGCCCCGCCGTCTCTGAAGACGGTTAAGGGGGTCTTTACCCTCAAGACTAGGGCTGTCCGCGAGTGA